A single genomic interval of Tenuifilum sp. 4138str harbors:
- a CDS encoding peptidylprolyl isomerase translates to MATLERIRNRAGVLVSVVIGLALFAFILGDFITSGGVFFNRSQMEIAEIAGSSISYEEYQARVSENENLQKLFSQQSSLNEQQMLQIREQVWQDLLRANILQPEYKRLGLDIHEDELFDMVQGRNIHPFIRQQFGDPQTGEVNKAFLTNFLQNLDRDPRAKAYWLFIENEIQKDRLFNKYLTLVRKGLGVTSLQTKRAVNDRTSKVNFDYAVASYQSISDSLVNVSNSDIKAYYKSHQNEYKQTASRDIEYVVFPILPSEADVNDAEAWIQKALPDFIGASDPAQYVTLNSDSKFDSKYYKASELPENVRAWAFASAVGSLLNIYRDGDSFKASRLVDVKMMPDSVKARHILIGLRSQSAEEREQAKAKADSIMNVLKRGGNWDQLAAKFSDDPGSKDKGGDLGWFPSGMMVPEFDNASFSSKKGEIKVVETQLGFHVLQVVDRGKEEKKVQIATLERKIVPSSYTTSQVYNKAAAFAGNNRDYEKFAAAADQNKYTRRVANNLLQNDRSIAGLEQPRELIRWAFRAKKGDVSDVMQFGDNYVVAALAAVREEGIAPLKQVAADVKVRVIREKKADLLMEKVKKAMSGKTDIYAVAQAIGANVEKAENVTFSSLTLPYAGIEPAVIGVASVSSEGKLAGPIKGNNGVFVLTVTSSVKEEGDANAEKFRIANMYQSRSYYEVFEALKNNAGVIDKRYNFY, encoded by the coding sequence GGCGATTTTATTACATCGGGAGGAGTGTTCTTTAATCGCTCACAAATGGAAATTGCCGAGATAGCTGGCAGTTCCATATCCTACGAGGAGTATCAGGCTAGGGTTAGCGAAAATGAGAATTTACAGAAGCTTTTCTCGCAACAATCATCGCTGAACGAGCAGCAAATGCTTCAAATTCGTGAACAGGTATGGCAGGATTTGCTTAGGGCTAATATTCTCCAACCCGAATATAAGCGTTTAGGGCTAGATATTCATGAGGACGAACTTTTTGATATGGTCCAAGGGCGGAATATACACCCATTTATCAGGCAACAGTTTGGCGATCCTCAAACCGGCGAGGTAAACAAAGCGTTTCTTACAAACTTTCTACAGAATTTGGATAGAGACCCAAGGGCTAAAGCCTACTGGTTATTCATTGAGAATGAAATTCAGAAAGACCGCTTGTTCAACAAGTACCTAACTCTGGTTCGTAAGGGTTTAGGTGTTACCTCACTACAAACCAAACGAGCTGTTAACGACCGAACCAGCAAGGTTAACTTTGACTATGCTGTTGCTTCGTACCAGTCAATTTCTGATTCGTTGGTTAATGTTTCCAATAGCGATATAAAGGCATACTACAAATCGCACCAGAACGAATACAAGCAAACAGCATCGCGCGATATTGAGTACGTTGTGTTCCCCATTCTTCCATCGGAAGCCGATGTGAACGATGCTGAGGCATGGATCCAAAAGGCTTTGCCCGATTTTATTGGCGCTTCCGATCCCGCTCAGTATGTTACCCTAAACTCTGACTCAAAGTTCGATTCCAAGTACTACAAGGCCTCGGAATTGCCTGAAAATGTTCGTGCTTGGGCATTCGCTAGCGCTGTTGGAAGTTTACTGAATATCTATCGCGATGGAGATAGTTTCAAGGCCTCGAGGTTGGTTGATGTTAAAATGATGCCCGATAGCGTAAAGGCTCGCCACATACTTATAGGTTTGAGAAGTCAATCTGCTGAGGAGCGTGAACAGGCTAAGGCTAAAGCCGACAGTATTATGAACGTATTAAAACGTGGAGGTAATTGGGATCAGCTAGCAGCTAAATTTTCCGACGATCCCGGATCAAAGGACAAGGGCGGTGATTTAGGCTGGTTCCCAAGCGGCATGATGGTTCCCGAGTTCGATAATGCATCGTTTAGCAGCAAAAAGGGTGAGATTAAGGTTGTTGAAACCCAGTTAGGTTTCCATGTACTTCAGGTTGTTGATAGGGGCAAGGAGGAAAAGAAAGTACAAATTGCCACCCTTGAACGCAAAATTGTTCCTAGCTCTTATACAACATCGCAGGTTTACAATAAAGCTGCAGCCTTTGCAGGGAATAACCGTGATTACGAGAAATTTGCAGCTGCTGCTGATCAGAACAAGTATACCCGTCGCGTAGCAAACAATCTATTGCAGAACGACAGGAGTATTGCTGGGTTAGAGCAACCCCGGGAGTTAATACGTTGGGCTTTTCGCGCCAAGAAAGGCGATGTTTCAGACGTAATGCAGTTTGGCGACAATTATGTTGTGGCTGCCCTCGCAGCTGTCCGCGAAGAGGGTATTGCTCCGCTCAAGCAGGTTGCAGCCGATGTTAAAGTTCGTGTTATTCGCGAAAAGAAGGCCGACCTCCTGATGGAAAAGGTTAAGAAAGCCATGAGCGGCAAAACCGATATATATGCTGTAGCTCAGGCTATAGGCGCAAATGTTGAAAAAGCTGAGAATGTTACGTTCAGCTCATTAACTCTACCTTATGCTGGTATTGAACCTGCAGTAATTGGTGTTGCTTCAGTGTCTTCTGAAGGGAAACTTGCAGGGCCGATTAAGGGTAATAATGGAGTATTTGTGCTTACTGTTACCTCATCGGTTAAGGAGGAGGGCGATGCCAATGCCGAAAAGTTTAGGATTGCAAACATGTATCAATCCCGTTCATACTATGAGGTATTTGAGGCCTTAAAGAACAATGCTGGCGTAATTGACAAAAGGTACAATTTCTACTAA